One genomic region from Sphingomicrobium aestuariivivum encodes:
- the nuoL gene encoding NADH-quinone oxidoreductase subunit L, whose translation MDLSIKLIVFLPLLAAIIAGLGGRAIGKVPAKVVTTGALFIACALSWPIFIGFLTGANTATVVPVLDFINSGDLSVDWALRVDTLTAVMLVVVTTVSSLVHLYSWGYMSEDPSQPRFFAYLSLFTFAMLMLVTADSLVQMFFGWEGVGLASYLLIGFWYHKPSANAAAIKAFVVNRVGDFGFSLGIFAAFLVFGTVSIPAILEAAPSMVGSTIGFAGMGVDTLTLICILLFIGAMGKSAQLGLHTWLPDAMEGPTPVSALIHAATMVTAGVFMVCRLSPLFEVAPYAMDIVTYVGAATAIFAATVGLVQTDIKRVIAYSTCSQLGYMFFAAGVGAYGAAMFHLFTHAFFKALLFLGAGSVIHAMHHEQDMRYYGGLRKEIPLTFWAMMLGTLAITGVGIPGTYFGFAGFFSKDAIIESAYAAAAMGSTPAGFAYFIGVLAALLTSFYSWRLIFLTFYGKPRWAASEHIQHAVHGHHELPEEETDHDHADKPVEGTAGYHPHESPVSMLIPLGVLSLGAVLAGYVFYYPFFGVEEGAAFWAGSLVHDEHLVHAAHEVPTWVKWSPFAVMALGLFLAWNNYIKNPGTPAKIVAATGGLYSFLKNKWYFDELYHFLFVKPSLAIGRFFWKRGDEKTIDRFGPHGAAKLVDWGNGLSTRLQSGYLYSYALVMLLGLIAAATWAFWWAN comes from the coding sequence ATGGACCTTTCGATCAAGCTCATCGTCTTCCTGCCGCTCCTGGCAGCGATCATCGCCGGCCTCGGTGGCCGCGCGATCGGCAAGGTGCCGGCCAAGGTCGTCACCACCGGCGCGCTGTTCATCGCCTGCGCGCTCAGCTGGCCGATCTTCATCGGCTTCCTGACGGGCGCAAACACGGCCACGGTCGTGCCGGTCCTCGACTTCATCAATTCGGGTGACCTGTCGGTCGACTGGGCGCTGCGCGTCGACACGCTGACCGCCGTCATGCTGGTGGTGGTCACGACGGTGTCGAGCCTCGTCCACCTCTACAGCTGGGGCTATATGAGCGAGGATCCCTCGCAGCCCCGCTTCTTCGCCTATCTGTCGCTCTTCACCTTCGCGATGCTCATGCTCGTGACCGCCGACAGCCTGGTGCAGATGTTCTTCGGTTGGGAAGGGGTGGGCCTTGCCTCCTACCTCCTCATCGGTTTCTGGTATCACAAGCCCTCGGCCAATGCCGCCGCGATCAAGGCCTTCGTGGTCAACCGCGTCGGCGACTTCGGCTTCAGCCTCGGCATCTTCGCCGCCTTCCTCGTCTTCGGCACCGTGTCGATCCCCGCGATCCTCGAGGCGGCGCCCTCGATGGTCGGCTCGACCATCGGCTTTGCCGGCATGGGCGTCGATACGCTGACGCTGATCTGCATCCTCCTGTTCATCGGCGCGATGGGCAAGTCGGCGCAGCTCGGCCTCCACACCTGGCTGCCCGACGCGATGGAAGGCCCGACCCCGGTGTCGGCGCTCATCCACGCCGCGACCATGGTCACGGCGGGCGTGTTCATGGTCTGCCGTTTGTCGCCTCTGTTCGAAGTCGCGCCCTATGCGATGGACATCGTCACCTATGTCGGTGCGGCGACCGCGATCTTCGCAGCGACCGTCGGCCTCGTCCAAACCGACATCAAGCGCGTCATCGCCTACTCGACCTGTTCGCAGCTCGGCTACATGTTCTTCGCCGCGGGCGTCGGCGCCTATGGCGCGGCAATGTTCCACCTGTTCACGCACGCCTTCTTCAAGGCGCTGTTGTTCCTCGGTGCGGGCTCGGTCATCCATGCCATGCACCACGAGCAGGACATGCGTTACTATGGCGGCCTTCGTAAAGAGATCCCGCTGACCTTCTGGGCGATGATGCTCGGTACGCTGGCGATCACCGGCGTCGGCATCCCCGGCACCTATTTCGGTTTCGCGGGCTTCTTCTCGAAGGACGCGATCATCGAGAGCGCCTATGCGGCCGCTGCCATGGGCTCGACGCCCGCCGGCTTCGCCTACTTCATCGGCGTGCTCGCGGCGCTGCTCACGAGCTTCTACTCGTGGCGCCTCATCTTCCTCACTTTCTACGGCAAGCCCCGCTGGGCCGCTTCGGAGCATATCCAGCATGCGGTGCACGGCCATCACGAGCTGCCCGAGGAGGAAACCGATCACGACCATGCCGACAAGCCGGTCGAGGGCACCGCGGGCTATCATCCGCATGAAAGCCCCGTCTCGATGCTGATCCCGCTCGGCGTGCTGTCGCTCGGCGCGGTGCTCGCTGGCTATGTTTTCTACTATCCCTTCTTCGGGGTGGAGGAAGGCGCGGCCTTCTGGGCGGGCAGCCTCGTCCATGACGAGCATCTCGTCCACGCGGCGCACGAGGTCCCGACCTGGGTGAAATGGTCGCCCTTCGCGGTGATGGCGCTGGGCCTGTTCCTTGCCTGGAACAACTACATCAAGAACCCCGGCACCCCCGCGAAGATCGTCGCGGCCACCGGTGGTCTCTACAGCTTCCTCAAGAACAAGTGGTATTTCGACGAACTCTACCACTTCCTCTTCGTGAAGCCGTCGCTGGCCATCGGCCGCTTCTTCTGGAAGCGCGGCGATGAAAAGACGATCGACCGTTTCGGCCCGCACGGCGCGGCCAAGCTCGTCGACTGGGGCAATGGTCTGTCGACCCGCCTGCAGTCGGGTTATCTCTATAGTTATGCGCTGGTCATGCTGCTCGGCCTCATTGCCGCGGCGACCTGGGCCTTCTGGTGGGCGAACTGA
- the nuoK gene encoding NADH-quinone oxidoreductase subunit NuoK gives MIGLGHYLAVAAVLFTIGVLGIFLNRRNIILMLMAIELILLSVNINLVAFSAYLGDLTGQVFAMFVLTVAAAEAAIGLAILVIFFRRRGSIAVDDVNRMKG, from the coding sequence GTGATCGGACTTGGACACTATCTGGCCGTCGCCGCGGTGCTCTTCACCATCGGCGTGCTCGGCATCTTCCTCAATCGTCGCAACATCATCCTGATGCTGATGGCGATCGAGCTCATCCTCCTCAGCGTGAACATCAACCTCGTGGCCTTCTCGGCCTATCTCGGTGACCTTACCGGTCAGGTGTTCGCCATGTTCGTCCTGACCGTCGCCGCCGCCGAGGCCGCGATCGGGCTCGCGATCCTCGTCATCTTCTTCCGTCGCCGCGGTTCGATCGCGGTCGACGACGTCAACCGGATGAAGGGCTAA